The sequence TTGGCCGGTGGCATTCAGGCGCTTGGCGTTGCAGTTGATCGCCAGGTAAAGGGGCTGCCCGTCGCTGTTGAGGCTTGGCGCCACGTAGCTGCCGCCCATGGCCTGCCAGTTGGCCCAATCCACCTGAAGGGGGCCGTAGCTCCGCCAATCGGGCGAGCTCCCTGCAGCGGTTTTGCTCGAGGGCTCAGCCTTGGCCGTGGTTGCGGTTGGCTTGGTCACCGTTGCCTTGGCGATTGCAGGTTTGGGGGTCTCCGCTTTCGCCGGTTCTGCCTTCTTCTCGGGCTGAGCCACAACGGCTGTGGTGGTGGTCATTGCCGCGACGGTGGTGGCCACCGAGGGCTTGACCTTCATGGGTTCGGCTTTGGCGACTGCGGGCTTGGCCGCCTCGACCTTCGCGGGCTCAGCTTTTTTGACCGGCTTGGATGCTGCCGCCACCGCTGGCTTGGGCTTGGGTTTCGCTGCCACGGGGGCAGCCGCTGGACGAGGCTTCGGCTTGGGCTTGCTGGCGCTGCGCAGGGTCAGGGTGCTGCCCGCCATCACCTGGTTGGGGTTGCTGATGCCGTTGATGGCGATCAATCGCTGCATCGAGACGCCATAGCGATCGGCGATCGATGAGAGGCTTTCCCCAGGCTGAACCTGGTGGGTTTTGGCGTTTTTATTCACGGCCACCCGAGGACGGGCGCTGGCGCCAGGCACCTGGATGCGGCTACCGGCCCAGAGGTCATTCGCATCCCGCAGGCCATTGAGTCGGACCAGGCGATCGACGCTGGTGCCGTAGCGATCGGCGATCTCTGAGAGGGTCTCGCCTGCCTTGACGGTGTAGTTGCCCGAGCCACCACCGCTGTAGACGTTGCCGGGAACCTTGATGCGGCTGCCGGCCCAGAGGTCGTTGGCATCCCGCAGGCCGTTCATCTCCATCAGCCGATTGACCGAGGTCCCGTAGCGGTCGGCAATTTCAGAGAGGGTCTCACCGCGCTTGACCACCACCTCGCCGGCCAACCCCGGGAGGGGAAGCAGAAGGGCCAGGGCTAAAGCGGCGGCAGAGCGGCGGCGCATCGGGTCTAACAACGGTCGACTGGGCGCACCATACGGGGCCTGGAGGCGGGCGCTAGTCCCCCTTCCATAAGGCATGGAAATGGCTTCACCCCAGGAGTCGTCGAATCAAGGGGAGACGTCCGGCGTAGGGGGGGTAGCGGAAGGGGAGATCGAGGGCAAAGGGCCGGCGCAGAACGCTGCGGCGGTGGGAAAATGCGTCGAAACCAGCTTTGCCGTGATAGGCCCCCATCCCGCTGGCGCCCACGCCGCCAAAGGGGAGTTCGGGAACCCCGACCTGCATCACCACATCGTTGAAACAGACCCCGCCGGAGCTGGTGTGCCGAAGCACGGTCTCCTGGTGCTGCTTCGAGCGGCTGAAGAGATAAAGAGCGAGGGGCTTGGGGCGTTGGTTAATCCACTGGATCGCTTGTCCCAATCCATCCACCTCCAGCACCGGCAGCAGAGGTCCGAAGAGCTCTTCCTGCATCAGTGGATCCTCGCGATCACGCACCGCAACCACGGTGGGGGCGATGCGCTTCCGTTCTGGGTCGCAGGTGCCCCCCAGCAGGATCTGGCCCTGCTCTCGGGCGCGCTCCAGCAGCCCACTCAGTCGCTGGTACTGGGCGGCATTGACGATCGAGGCCAGGTCGCTGGAGTGCAGCGGCTCTTCGCCAAAGCAAGCCGTGATGCGTTCGCCTAGGGCCTGGATCAATGCCTCGCGGATACCGCTCTCGACTAGGAGGTAGTCAGGGGCGATGCAGGTTTGACCCGCATTCAGGCACTTGCCCCAGACCAGCCTGCGACTGGTGACCTCCAGGTCCGCATCGCTGAGGACCACCGCCGGGCTCTTGCCGCCGAGCTCCAGAGTGACCGGGGTCAGGTGTTGAGCTGCGGCGCCCATCACGATCTTCCCGATGCGCTCGCCGCCGGTGAAAAAGATGTGATCAAACCGTTCAGCCAGTAGGGCCTGGGCGGTGCTCCCGTCCCCTTGGACCACCTGGACGATCTCAGGCGGGAAGGCCTGCTCAATTAACGCGCTGATGAGTTGCGCGGTGGCAGGGGCGTGCTCAGAGGGCTTGAGGATGGCGGTGTTGCCGGCTGCCAGGGCACTGACAAGGGGCTGAAGTGCCAGGTGGAACGGGTAATTCCAGGGTCCAATGATCAGGACACAGCCCAAGGGCTCGGCGATGACCTCGGCTTGTCCTGGCCGTTGGCTCACCGGAACGCTGACCTTTTTGGGGGCAATCCAGCGCCGCAGTTGGCGGCGGCAGAGGTTGATCTCCTGGCGAACCGCGACGACCTCGAAGTAGGCCTCCACATCGGGTTTGCCCAAGTCACTAGCCAGGGCGGCCAGCACGGCATCGCTGTTGGCGCTGAGGGCGGCATCGAGGCGATCGAGCTGCTCGAGGCGCCAGGGCAGTGGGCGGGTGGTCCCATCGCTGACCAGCTGACGCATTGCGGCGATGGGGGCAGTCAGCTGGAGCACAGATCAGCGGGCGGGTCGCCAGATCACCCTATGGAAAGCAGCCGAAACCCCGTGGTTAGGGCTTGGATGACTTCGCCATGAAGCCCTTGCTGGGAGGCTCTGCTGCGGCGGTGGCGGTGGTGGCTGGGGGGCCTGAGAGTTTGGCTTCGATCCAACGGGAGAGGACATAGATGCCGACGAACATCGGCACATAGATCACACCGGCGCTGCGTTGATCCAAGTCCAGCTGGCTCACCACGGCGACACCAGCGCTGCTCAGGGCGAAGTAGATCAAGACCCGGCGCAGAGCGATTGACTTCAGCATCCGTTGAGGGTCCCTTCGACGTTCAGCATTTCACGCGCTCTGGCTTGCTCTCAATCTGCCGATCAGCATCGCCTTGTTGGCGATGCGGTTGCTTGTCTCCCACGATCAAGCAGCTCAGAGATTGTGGAGGGGTTCCGCTCAAGAAAGACGTCGGATTGGTCTGGGCAAATGACCATGCCTTGGCCTCAAGACTGCCATCAAGCTGACAGTGCTTCATCACGGCTTGAGGCCTGATTGTGTACATCAGCTGCGCGCAATCCTGAGCCCGCATTGACAGGCGCAAAAAAAAACCGGCTCAAGCGCCCGCGGGTTGACAAGTCTGGTGCCACTTGACTTGTCGGTGTTTTGGAAGCCCTTGACGAGACTTGAACTCGTGACCTCTCCCTTACCAAGGGAGTGCTCTACCGCTGAGCTACAAGGGCATGTGGAAGGTGGGCCGGGTTGGATTTGAACCAACGTAGGCAGAGCCAGCGGATTTACAGTCCGCCCCCATTAACCACTCGGGCACCGACCCGAACCACACCCGAAGAATTTACCAGCCGGTGGGGCCTCTCTTGGCACGCTCCCTACGATCGCCGCAGTGGACCTTGACCTTGGCCGGCTCCGATGCACCTGTTGTTGCTGAACGGCCCCAACCTCAATCTGTTGGGGCAGCGTGAGCCGGGGCTCTACGGCGCCGACACCCTGGAGGCCATCGAGCAGCGCCTGAGCGCTGAAGCCGCTGCACTCGGCTCCGAGCTCAGCTGTTTTCAGAGCAACCATGAAGGGGCTCTGGTGGATCGGATCCATCAGTCCCGCGGTCAGGTGGACGGGATCTTGATCAATGCTGGGGCCTTCACCCACACCTCGATTGCCCTAAGGGATGCGCTGCTCGGGGTGGCGATTCCTTATGTGGAGCTTCACCTGAGCAATGTCCATGCCCGCGAGGACTTCCGCCAACACTCCTATCTGGCGGATCAGGCGCTGGGGGTGATCAGCGGTTTTGGTCCCGCCAGCTATTCCTTGGCGCTTCAGGGCTTGGTGGCCAAGCTGCGGGGCCAGGCATGACGGTGGTCTTGGAGAGCCAGGTGGCTCGGGTCAAGTGGTTGACGGCCCCCAGCTCAGAGGCCTGGCTGGAGCAGGCCATCAATCGCTCGGATCTGGTGCTGATTGACCATGCCCACTGCGAGCGGAAGGCGGCGGGGGTGGCCCTGCAGTTGATGTTCCGCTACCCCTCCGATGAGCAACTGGGTGAGCAGCTCAGTGGCCTGGCTCGCGAAGAGTTGGAGCACTTTGAGCAGGTCCTGGCCCTGCTGCAGCGCCGTGGGATTCCTTTGAAGCAGCTGCCGGCTCCGGCCTACGGCTCCAGCCTGACGGCCCAGGTCCGCAAGGCTGAACCCCAGCGGATGCTGGACACTTTTTTGGTGGCTGGCTTGATCGAGGCCCGCAGCCACGAGCGCATGGCCCTGCTGGCGGCCCATAGCCCCGACCCTGAATTGAAGGAGCTTTACGGCGAGCTTCTGGCGAGTGAGGCGCGCCACTTCGGCCTCTATTGGGTGCTCTGCGAGCAGCGCTTTGGCCGGGAGGTCACGGTGGAGCGGCTCCAGGAGCTGGCTCAACTGGAAGCCCAAGCCCTCAGCGGCAGCTTGGAGCGACCGGAGTTGGTCCGAATGCATTCAGTTGGTATTCGGGACTAACTCAAGCGGGGGAAGCGATCGGCGATCGGGTCGCCGCTGAATTGCGCCACCCAACCCTCTGGGTTGTCGAAGAAGCGAATGGCGCAGAAGGACGGCTCTGCCCCCATGTCGAACCAGTGCTTGGTGCCGGCGGGAACGCTGATCCAGTCGTCGGTTTCGCAGAGCACCTGCAGCACCTCCTGGCCGATGTGCAGGCAGAACAGCCCGCGGCCTTCGACAAAAAAACGCACCTCGTCTTCGGCGTGGGTGTGCTCCGAGAGGAACTTCTGTCGCAGCGCCTCGCGATCGGGGTGATCCGGTGTCATCCGAATGGCATCGACGGTCGGATAACGGCCCCGCGTCTGCACCGCCTGGATCTCCTGGGCATAGGCGGCCAGTACGGCCTCGGGGCCAGCACCCGCTGGAAGCTCCGCGCGGGCTGGCCAGCGCTCAAAGCCGATGCCGCGCGCGGCGAGTTCAGCGGCAATCACCGCCGGATCGTTCGTGGTCAGATTGGGCAGCTGAGCGGCCTCGCCCGTGGCCTCGAACACCTGCAGGTCGCTCATCGCTCTGCCCGCTGAGTGGCCTCAGCCTAGAAAGGGGCCGACTGAGCCCCCCGCCCATGCGCTCCAGCCCTGTCGTGGCAGCCAAGCCTGGGGTCACCCTGGTGGGAGTCGGTCCAGGTGATCCCAATCTTTTGACCGTGGCGGCGGTCCAGGCCGTTGCCTCTGCGGCCGTTGTGGCCTACCCGGTGGCTCGCCCGGATGCCGAGGGCATGGCGGCACAGATCGCCGCGCCTTGGATTGCGGCCGAGCAGCGACGCCTGCCGTTGCTGTTTCCGATGGTGGCCGAGGCCGAGCCTCGGCAGCAGGCCTGGCGCGAGGCCGCTGATGCCTTGGCGGCGGAGGTGGAGCAGGGGCTCGCGGTGGTCTTGCTCTGCGAGGGGGATGCCTCCCTCTTCGCCAGCTGCTCCTATGCCCTGCTGGCGCTGGCCGATCGCCATCCCTCGACACCTGTCGCTGTGATTCCTGGGATCACAGCGGCAGCTGCGGCCGCCGCGGCGGCTTCAGCCCAGGGCATGCCCTGGCCCTTGGCCCTGCAGCAGGAGGGGCTGATGATTCGCCCCACCCCAGAGACCCCCGAGGACCTGGAGGCGTTGCTGGATTGGGCCCAGGGCCAACAGGTGGTGCTGGCGCTGCTCAAGTTGGGCCGCCGCTGGCGCTGGGTACAGCCGCTCTTGGAACGTCGCGGCCTGCTCAGCCGCAGCCTCTTTGCCCAACGGGTGGGCTGGCCTGATCAGCTCTTGGCCCCTGCTGATTCGATCCCAGCCGATGAGCAGCCCTACTTTTCACTTCTGCTGATCCGTCAGGGTTGGCCCAAGGTTCTGCCCTGAAGGAGCTGCTGCCATGAGCACCATCGACTGGTTCGCCCTGCTGCACCCGGTGCTGGTGATCCTGTTCGTCTACCCCTTGATGGGGGCGACGGTGCGGCTGGGATTGCTGGTGCGCGAGAAGCGCTTGGGTATTACCAAGCAGCCGGAACCTGTGCCCCAAGAACACGCGGACCATGGCCTTTGGCTGACCGCCGGTGTGATCCTGGCGGTGCTGATTGCCCTGGTCTATTCCTTCAGCAAGGCCTTTGTTGAGGCTGGAGCGGACTTCAGCGGCGGTGCCAGTCGCTATGGGTTGTTGCTCTTGGTCTCGGCCGGTTCCCTGGTGGCCCTGGCAGCGCTCATGCGGGTCCGCCGGGCGGTCTGGCGAGCGAGCTTTGCCCTGCTCTGCTGGGCCGGAGTCCTGGGTCTGGGCAGTCAGGCCGAGATCTGGCGGCTCTCGGATAACCCCTTCAGCGCTGGGTTCTGGAGTTCCCACTACTGGGCTGGAGTTCTGCTGAGCGGCTTGCTGCTCTTCACTCTCTCGGCCCGGCCTGAGATCAAGCGAAATCCTCGGCTGAGGCGGCTGCACATCAGCGCCAATGTGCTGATCCTGCTGTTGTTTGCAGTCCAAGGGGTCAGCGGCACCCGCGACCTCCTGCAGATTGGCGGCAACTAGGCCGAGAGGGCCGCGGCGGTTTGATCCAACAGGGCCACCGCTTCGGCGGGCGTGGGCGCCCGCATCAGGGCGTGCCGCAACTGGGGCGCTCCGGTAAAGCCGTTGCAGGTCCAGCTCATGTGCTTGCGGGCGATCAGCAGCCCGTGGTCGCCCTTGGATGCCACCAGGGCCTGCAGCTGTTCTTTGGCCAATAGGACCCGCTCGAGGGGCGTGGGTTCCTCTGGAATCGGTCGGCCGCTGAGGGCCGCATCGATCTGGCCCACCAGCCAGGGGGCCCCCATGCTGCCCCGGCCCACCATGACCCCATCGGCACCGGTCTGCTCCAGGCAGCGCAGGGCATCGGCGGAGGAGTTGACGTCGCCATTGGCAATCACCGGGATGGCGAGGGCCCCTTTGACCGCGGCGATGGCGTCCCAATCGGCGCTGCCTTTGAAGGCCTGTTCGCGGGTGCGGCCATGGAGGGTCAGCAGCTGGGCGCCGGCGCTCTCGAGTTGCTGGCACCAAGCCACGGGGTTCAGGTCGCTTCCGCACCAGCCCAGTCGGGTTTTCACGGTGACAGGAATCGAGACCGCCGCTGAGACGGTCTCCACGATGCGGCTGGCCAGATCGGGTTCGCGAATGAGACCGCTTCCGCCGCCCTTCTTGGCGATCTTCTTGACCGGGCAGCCCATGTTGATGTCGATCAGGAACGCTCCTGCGGCTTCCGCCCTGCGGGCCGCATCGGCCATGGACTGGGGCCGGTGATCAAAGAGCTGCACGCCGATGGGGCCCTGCTCGAGGGCGAGTTCCTCCACCTTTTGCAGGCCATGGCCCAGCTCCAGGCTGGTCGCGTTGACCATCTCGGTGAACAGCAGGGCGTCGGGGGCCCAGCGCCGCACCAGACCGCGGAAGATGCGATCGCTCACCCCGGCGAGGGGTGACTGCAGGACGCGGCAGCGCAGCAGGCGTTCTGTCCCCCGGCCGGGGAGCTGGAGCGGTTCGCAGGAGCGGGCGGGCGTGATCATGGTGATCCGATTCTCGGACTCCAGGTCGATGCCCGTCCCCTACCCCCTCAGCCGGGAGCTCTTGGAGGCGGTCCTGGAGGACCGCACCAGCGACCGTTTCGTTTGTGAGTTGATCTGGCCGCGCTTGGGATACGAGCAAAACGGCGAGGGGATCTGGAGCGCCGGCCCAGGGACGGAGGCCAACTGGCGGGAGTCCTTCCCGATCGAGCCCCAGTTCATCGCCGAGCGCCCCGCAAGCGTGGCGCTGACCCGATCGGTCGCCAAGCCCTACAAGCAATTGCTCAAGGAGCAATTGGGTTTTGGCGGTTACAAGATTGGCGGCCTCTACCCCCGCCGGACCCGCAGGGCCACCGCCGTGAACTGGTTGCTGGCTGATTTGGCGGAGCGGGGGGAGCCCCTGCCAGCTAGCGGGCCAATGCCTCCGCTGTTGGATCAGCCGGCTGATCCGGTCCAGGGGCATCCAGGCGATCTGCCGATTGCCTGATCCCAGGGCTGGCGGGAGCTTGATGGGCAGGGAGGGCCAGGACCCACAGGCCCACGATTAACAGCTCCAGGCTCAGGAGCTGCAGGATCCGACTGGTCGACCCTCCCCGCATGGTCAGGCCTGGATGCTGACGGGAGTTCCCTTCGGGGTGTTCTCAAACAGCCAGCGGGCATGGGGGCTGGGGATCCGGATGCAGCCGTGGCTGCGGGGGACGCCAAACGCTTCGTTGGCCTGCTCTTGCCAGGGGGCCCCATGCATGCAGATCATCCCGTTCTGGGTGATGCACATGGCCCAGGGGACGTTGGGGGCCACGTAGTCCCGGCCGCGCATGGTGACGCTGCGGTACTTGTCGTAGACCTGGCCGAGCCCCATCGGCGTGGGCGTGGCGCCCTTGCCAGTGCTCACTAGCACCGTGCGAACGAGCTCCTGTTGTTGGTTGTAGACGTAGAGCTTCTGGTCGGAGAGATCGACCACGATCGAGGCAATCAGTTCCACCATCGCGGGAGACCGCCGTCGGGCGGGGGACAGAACACCCTTCCTCTAGCGAGACTCGTGCAGTCTTGTTTTGAGACTGGCGGAAAGATTTTCGCTTCTGCCGGCCTGTAGGGTCGAGGTAAGGCAGTTGTTGCGATAACTCTTTGGCGTTGCCAGTCGTTGCCATCATTGGCCGCCCCAACGTGGGCAAATCCACCCTTGTGAACCGCCTCTGCCGCAGTCGCGAGGCCATCGTTCACGACGAACCGGGTGTGACCCGCGACCGCACCTATCAACAGGGGTATTGGCGGGATCGCCACTTCAAGGTGGTCGACACCGGTGGTCTGGTCTTCGACGACGACAGCGAATTTCTGCCGGAAATTCGGGAGCAGGCCAACTTGGCCCTCTCTGAAGCCTCGGTGGCGGTGGTCATCGCTGATGGTCAGCAGGGGTTAACGGCGGCGGACCAGTCCATCGCTGAGTGGCTTCGTGGGCACAACGTTCCGGTGCTGCTTGCGGTTAATAAATGCGAGTCGCCCGAGGCGGGTCTCGCCATGGCGGCTGAGTTCTGGAGCCTGGGTCTGGGTGAGCCCTACCCGATTTCGGCCATCCACGGGGCCGGCACGGGGGACCTGCTGGATCAGATGGTGGACCACCTGCCTGCCGCCGAGGAGCTGGAGGGGGAAGAGCCCATTCAGATGGCCATCGTTGGCCGTCCCAACGTCGGGAAGTCCAGCCTTCTAAACGCGGTCTGTGGTGAGAAGCGGGCGATCGTCAGTCCGATTCGCGGTACCACCCGCGACACCATTGACACCTCGATCGAGCGGGAAGGGAAAGCTTGGAAACTGCTTGATACCGCGGGCATTCGTCGCCGCCGTTCGGTCAGCTACGGGCCGGAGTACTTCGGCATTAACCGCAGCTTCAAGGCGATTGAGCGCTCCGACGTCTGCGTGTTGGTGATCGATGCCCTCGATGGCGTGACTGAACAGGATCAGCGTCTCGCTGGCCGCATCGAAGAAGAGGGCCGGGCCTGCGTGGTGGTGGTCAACAAATGGGACGCCATCGAAAAAGACAGCCACACCATGCCGGCCATGGAAAAAGAGCTGCGGGCCAAGCTCTATTTCCTGGATTGGGCCCCGATGCTCTTTACCTCCGCATTGACCGGTCAACGGGTGGAAAGCATCTTCGCGATTGCGGCCGTTGCGGTGGAGCAGCACCGCCGCCGGGTCAGCACCTCGGTGGTGAATGAGGTGCTGCGGGAAGCGGTCAGCTGGCGTTCTCCGCCCACCAGCCGCGGTGGTCGCCAGGGCCGCATCTATTACGGCACCCAGGTGGCTGTTCGTCCCCCAAGCTTCACGCTGTTTGTGAACGACCCGAAGTTGTTTGGGGACACCTACCGTCGCTACGTCGAACGGCAAATCCGTGAGGGTCTGGGCTTTGAGGGGTCGCCGCTCAAATTGTTCTGGCGCGGCAAGCAGCAGCGCGATGCGGAGCGTGATCTGGCCCGGCAGCAGGCCAAGGGACGCTGAGCTTCTGATTCAGCTTCAACCCTGATGGATTGGTTGCGGCAAATTCCCATCGGTCAATACGTCGATGGGACCGGTAGCTGGCTACGTCTCCTGGATGCCCGCTTGAAGCTGGGCTGGACGGTGGTGTTTTTGCTCACCCCGATCCTGGCTGGGCCCTGGTGGCGCTTGTCCCTGGTGGGTCTCTTGCTCGTCTTTACAGCCTTGAGTGGTTTGCCCTGGCGCCTCTGGCGCCGCACTCTGCCCCTGTTGCTCGCTCTCTCGGTTTTGGTGGGGGCGCTGGCCACCACCCTGCCGACGGGATCGCTGGCACCCGCGTCCTTAAACCGGCCTCCCCAGGAGTTGGCACTGGGAGCTGATCAGCAAGGGATGCGTTGGGAGCTCTTGCGGCTCGGGCCGGTGCAATTGGGGCCGCTGCCACTGGGTCCCTTCGTGGTGACCCGCCGCTCGGCGGAGCTCGGGATTAACAGCGCCACGCTGCTCTTCACGGTGATTCATAGCGCCAACCTGCTGCTCCTGACGACGCCGCCCGAGGAGTTGGTCTGGGGCTTGAGCTGGTGCATGGCCCCCCTGGCTCGCCTGGGGGTCCCGGTGGAGCGCCTGGGCTTCACCTTGCTGTTGTCCCTTCGATTTCTGCCGCTGGTCCAAGAGGAATTCCAGAACCTTTTG is a genomic window of Synechococcus sp. A10-1-5-1 containing:
- a CDS encoding L,D-transpeptidase; protein product: MVELIASIVVDLSDQKLYVYNQQQELVRTVLVSTGKGATPTPMGLGQVYDKYRSVTMRGRDYVAPNVPWAMCITQNGMICMHGAPWQEQANEAFGVPRSHGCIRIPSPHARWLFENTPKGTPVSIQA
- a CDS encoding precorrin-2 C(20)-methyltransferase, producing MRSSPVVAAKPGVTLVGVGPGDPNLLTVAAVQAVASAAVVAYPVARPDAEGMAAQIAAPWIAAEQRRLPLLFPMVAEAEPRQQAWREAADALAAEVEQGLAVVLLCEGDASLFASCSYALLALADRHPSTPVAVIPGITAAAAAAAAASAQGMPWPLALQQEGLMIRPTPETPEDLEALLDWAQGQQVVLALLKLGRRWRWVQPLLERRGLLSRSLFAQRVGWPDQLLAPADSIPADEQPYFSLLLIRQGWPKVLP
- a CDS encoding acireductone dioxygenase — translated: MSDLQVFEATGEAAQLPNLTTNDPAVIAAELAARGIGFERWPARAELPAGAGPEAVLAAYAQEIQAVQTRGRYPTVDAIRMTPDHPDREALRQKFLSEHTHAEDEVRFFVEGRGLFCLHIGQEVLQVLCETDDWISVPAGTKHWFDMGAEPSFCAIRFFDNPEGWVAQFSGDPIADRFPRLS
- a CDS encoding DUF1823 family protein is translated as MPVPYPLSRELLEAVLEDRTSDRFVCELIWPRLGYEQNGEGIWSAGPGTEANWRESFPIEPQFIAERPASVALTRSVAKPYKQLLKEQLGFGGYKIGGLYPRRTRRATAVNWLLADLAERGEPLPASGPMPPLLDQPADPVQGHPGDLPIA
- a CDS encoding DUF4079 domain-containing protein, whose protein sequence is MSTIDWFALLHPVLVILFVYPLMGATVRLGLLVREKRLGITKQPEPVPQEHADHGLWLTAGVILAVLIALVYSFSKAFVEAGADFSGGASRYGLLLLVSAGSLVALAALMRVRRAVWRASFALLCWAGVLGLGSQAEIWRLSDNPFSAGFWSSHYWAGVLLSGLLLFTLSARPEIKRNPRLRRLHISANVLILLLFAVQGVSGTRDLLQIGGN
- a CDS encoding tRNA-(ms[2]io[6]A)-hydroxylase is translated as MTVVLESQVARVKWLTAPSSEAWLEQAINRSDLVLIDHAHCERKAAGVALQLMFRYPSDEQLGEQLSGLAREELEHFEQVLALLQRRGIPLKQLPAPAYGSSLTAQVRKAEPQRMLDTFLVAGLIEARSHERMALLAAHSPDPELKELYGELLASEARHFGLYWVLCEQRFGREVTVERLQELAQLEAQALSGSLERPELVRMHSVGIRD
- the dusB gene encoding tRNA dihydrouridine synthase DusB, with the translated sequence MITPARSCEPLQLPGRGTERLLRCRVLQSPLAGVSDRIFRGLVRRWAPDALLFTEMVNATSLELGHGLQKVEELALEQGPIGVQLFDHRPQSMADAARRAEAAGAFLIDINMGCPVKKIAKKGGGSGLIREPDLASRIVETVSAAVSIPVTVKTRLGWCGSDLNPVAWCQQLESAGAQLLTLHGRTREQAFKGSADWDAIAAVKGALAIPVIANGDVNSSADALRCLEQTGADGVMVGRGSMGAPWLVGQIDAALSGRPIPEEPTPLERVLLAKEQLQALVASKGDHGLLIARKHMSWTCNGFTGAPQLRHALMRAPTPAEAVALLDQTAAALSA
- a CDS encoding LysM peptidoglycan-binding domain-containing protein, whose protein sequence is MRRRSAAALALALLLPLPGLAGEVVVKRGETLSEIADRYGTSVNRLMEMNGLRDANDLWAGSRIKVPGNVYSGGGSGNYTVKAGETLSEIADRYGTSVDRLVRLNGLRDANDLWAGSRIQVPGASARPRVAVNKNAKTHQVQPGESLSSIADRYGVSMQRLIAINGISNPNQVMAGSTLTLRSASKPKPKPRPAAAPVAAKPKPKPAVAAASKPVKKAEPAKVEAAKPAVAKAEPMKVKPSVATTVAAMTTTTAVVAQPEKKAEPAKAETPKPAIAKATVTKPTATTAKAEPSSKTAAGSSPDWRSYGPLQVDWANWQAMGGSYVAPSLNSDGQPLYLAINCNAKRLNATGQSGAWKTWDAPQSDFEQKLITDLCRAKPG
- the aroQ gene encoding type II 3-dehydroquinate dehydratase; translated protein: MHLLLLNGPNLNLLGQREPGLYGADTLEAIEQRLSAEAAALGSELSCFQSNHEGALVDRIHQSRGQVDGILINAGAFTHTSIALRDALLGVAIPYVELHLSNVHAREDFRQHSYLADQALGVISGFGPASYSLALQGLVAKLRGQA
- a CDS encoding energy-coupling factor transporter transmembrane protein EcfT encodes the protein MDWLRQIPIGQYVDGTGSWLRLLDARLKLGWTVVFLLTPILAGPWWRLSLVGLLLVFTALSGLPWRLWRRTLPLLLALSVLVGALATTLPTGSLAPASLNRPPQELALGADQQGMRWELLRLGPVQLGPLPLGPFVVTRRSAELGINSATLLFTVIHSANLLLLTTPPEELVWGLSWCMAPLARLGVPVERLGFTLLLSLRFLPLVQEEFQNLLRSLATRSVNLRRLGFQASVALVLALGERLLANVLLRAEQGAEALLARGGQWIAPSQLLRSRLRAPLLQALGWLGLLAVLVLRWRFGAL
- the der gene encoding ribosome biogenesis GTPase Der → MALPVVAIIGRPNVGKSTLVNRLCRSREAIVHDEPGVTRDRTYQQGYWRDRHFKVVDTGGLVFDDDSEFLPEIREQANLALSEASVAVVIADGQQGLTAADQSIAEWLRGHNVPVLLAVNKCESPEAGLAMAAEFWSLGLGEPYPISAIHGAGTGDLLDQMVDHLPAAEELEGEEPIQMAIVGRPNVGKSSLLNAVCGEKRAIVSPIRGTTRDTIDTSIEREGKAWKLLDTAGIRRRRSVSYGPEYFGINRSFKAIERSDVCVLVIDALDGVTEQDQRLAGRIEEEGRACVVVVNKWDAIEKDSHTMPAMEKELRAKLYFLDWAPMLFTSALTGQRVESIFAIAAVAVEQHRRRVSTSVVNEVLREAVSWRSPPTSRGGRQGRIYYGTQVAVRPPSFTLFVNDPKLFGDTYRRYVERQIREGLGFEGSPLKLFWRGKQQRDAERDLARQQAKGR
- a CDS encoding aldehyde dehydrogenase family protein, with product MRQLVSDGTTRPLPWRLEQLDRLDAALSANSDAVLAALASDLGKPDVEAYFEVVAVRQEINLCRRQLRRWIAPKKVSVPVSQRPGQAEVIAEPLGCVLIIGPWNYPFHLALQPLVSALAAGNTAILKPSEHAPATAQLISALIEQAFPPEIVQVVQGDGSTAQALLAERFDHIFFTGGERIGKIVMGAAAQHLTPVTLELGGKSPAVVLSDADLEVTSRRLVWGKCLNAGQTCIAPDYLLVESGIREALIQALGERITACFGEEPLHSSDLASIVNAAQYQRLSGLLERAREQGQILLGGTCDPERKRIAPTVVAVRDREDPLMQEELFGPLLPVLEVDGLGQAIQWINQRPKPLALYLFSRSKQHQETVLRHTSSGGVCFNDVVMQVGVPELPFGGVGASGMGAYHGKAGFDAFSHRRSVLRRPFALDLPFRYPPYAGRLPLIRRLLG